Part of the Sorghum bicolor cultivar BTx623 chromosome 1, Sorghum_bicolor_NCBIv3, whole genome shotgun sequence genome, GCTAGCTAGGGAAGGGAGGGACAGACAGAGCGAAGAACAGGGAGCGCGCGGCTCAAGCAGAGCAAGCAGCGGAGAGCAGTGCAGTGCAAGCCCAATGGCTTGTTCCTTCCTATTCCTGGCCTTCctgacggcggcggtggcggcgccggCGTGTCTGTCAGCTGCGGCCGCGACGGCCAAGCTTGTTTCCCCGTCGGAGAAGCCGTCCCTCTCCTTCGGAGAAGGATACACGCAGCTGTTCGGCGACTCCAACCTCGCGCTCCACGGCGGCGGCAAGAGGGTGCACATCTCCCTCGACGAGCGCACAGGTGGGGGTCACTCTCGGCTTTGCTCGCTGTTCTGTTCTCGCCCGATCGATGGCAATGCATGCATTGCAAGCCGTGTTCCGTGTTTTGTTCCTGGTCTGTTCGCGAACCTCATCGTTGCTTGCTCTGCTCCGCAGGCGCTGGGTTCGCGTCGCAGGCAGCGTACCTCCACGGCAGCTTCAGCGCCCGCATCAAGCTGCCCGCCGACCACACCGCCGGCGTCGTCGTCGCCTTCTACGTACGTGAGCAACCCAAACCCCCCACCGATCTGCACCCGAACCGATGCGATGTTTTTGTACTATTTGACGAACCCGGCTGGGTGACGATGATGGCAAATGCAGATGTCGAACGGGGACGTGTACGAGCGGACGCACGACGAGCTGGACTTCGAGTTCCTCGGGAACGTGCGGGGCAGGGAGTGGCGGGTGCAGACCAACGTGTACGGCAACGGCAGCACGGCGGTCGGACGGGAGGAGCGCTACGGCCTCCCGTTCGACCCCACGGAGGACTTCCACCGCTACGCCATCCACTGGAGCCGCCACAGGATCATGTAAGATTAACAACAACTGCCCTCGTCTCCTCACCCTCGCTTATGTCATATACTGTTTTCTACAGTGTACGTACTAGCACGTATCAGgatgtatatatatggttgcAAATCTGGAACACAGTTTTGAGGTGATCTGGCTGTCCTTGCTAGATAAGTAAAT contains:
- the LOC8078869 gene encoding probable xyloglucan endotransglucosylase/hydrolase protein 27, which gives rise to MSSQSSSSPSSNSHPAHEKLPSFPAHKLAREGRDRQSEEQGARGSSRASSGEQCSASPMACSFLFLAFLTAAVAAPACLSAAAATAKLVSPSEKPSLSFGEGYTQLFGDSNLALHGGGKRVHISLDERTGAGFASQAAYLHGSFSARIKLPADHTAGVVVAFYMSNGDVYERTHDELDFEFLGNVRGREWRVQTNVYGNGSTAVGREERYGLPFDPTEDFHRYAIHWSRHRIIFYVDDTPIREVVRTEAMGAQFPSKPMSLYATIWDGSSWATSGGRYKVDYKYAPYVAEFADLALRGCAVGPASASACATPGSASDDDDAYGRAADAISPARRSAMEAFRARYMTYGYCYDRLRYPAPLPECSVGAEAAAFLPSGDARAALHRHGRRNRMRRGADSAV